A region from the Geobacter benzoatilyticus genome encodes:
- a CDS encoding DUF1385 domain-containing protein — protein sequence MMKRFRSILLQVLLVAERINVGGQAVLEGVMMRAPRAMAIAVRRPSGEISVKREEVPPLSERFPIVKLPILRGAVALFTSLIMGLKALNFSANEALAEEEEKEELSSWAMGGTMAVALGFGILLFFILPLYLTKLLVPVIGQSNIVFNLVDGIIRVAVFLLYIVSISRMSDIQRVFQYHGAEHKTIFAFEAGEELTAAAVQKYSRLHPRCGTSFLLIVMLVSIVIFSLIPKLWPFWMKAGARVVLLPVIAGVSYEFLKWSAKNDRHPLVRMIIAPGLALQRLTTREPDDSQVEVAIRSVQEALEENGGYKDDQLVV from the coding sequence ATGATGAAACGGTTTCGGTCGATATTGCTGCAGGTGCTCCTTGTCGCCGAGCGGATCAACGTCGGCGGCCAGGCTGTCCTTGAAGGGGTCATGATGCGTGCCCCCCGGGCCATGGCCATTGCGGTTCGGCGTCCCTCGGGGGAGATATCGGTCAAGCGTGAAGAGGTCCCACCGCTCTCAGAGCGTTTCCCCATCGTCAAGCTGCCGATACTGCGTGGGGCGGTTGCCCTGTTCACTTCCCTCATCATGGGGCTCAAGGCACTCAATTTTTCCGCCAACGAAGCTCTGGCGGAAGAGGAAGAGAAGGAGGAGCTTTCCTCCTGGGCCATGGGGGGGACCATGGCTGTCGCCCTCGGCTTCGGCATCCTCCTCTTTTTCATTCTTCCCCTCTACCTCACCAAGCTCCTGGTCCCGGTAATCGGCCAGTCCAACATCGTCTTCAACCTGGTGGACGGCATCATACGCGTGGCGGTTTTTCTCCTCTACATCGTCTCCATTTCCCGCATGAGCGATATTCAGAGGGTTTTTCAGTATCACGGCGCCGAACACAAGACCATTTTCGCCTTCGAGGCGGGGGAAGAGCTGACGGCGGCCGCGGTTCAGAAGTACAGCCGCCTCCATCCCCGGTGCGGCACGAGCTTTCTCCTTATCGTCATGCTTGTGAGTATCGTCATCTTTTCGCTCATTCCCAAGCTCTGGCCCTTCTGGATGAAGGCGGGGGCCCGGGTGGTGCTCCTGCCGGTAATCGCCGGGGTTTCTTACGAGTTTCTGAAGTGGAGTGCCAAAAACGACCGGCATCCGCTGGTAAGGATGATCATAGCCCCCGGTCTGGCGCTCCAGCGCCTCACTACCCGTGAGCCGGACGACAGTCAGGTGGAGGTTGCGATACGTTCCGTGCAGGAAGCCCTTGAGGAGAACGGCGGCTACAAGGACGACCAGCTGGTGGTGTGA
- the prfA gene encoding peptide chain release factor 1: MFDKIEELEIRYQELESLLSDPAVISNQPEFRKLSREHSDLSGLVTAYRSYKKVLSEIEGNRELLADPEMKEMAQAELEDLERRKEELEGEIKLLLLPKDPNDDRNVILEIRAGTGGDESALFAGDLFRMYSRFAERNRWKVEVMSASESERGGFKELVALIEGQGVFAKLKYESGTHRVQRVPETEAQGRIHTSACTVAVLPEAEDIEVDINPVDLKIDVYRASGAGGQHVNKTESAVRITHLPTGIVVECQDERSQIKNRSKAMKVLKSRILDGLHQEQNARIAADRKQQVGSGDRSERIRTYNFPQGRMTDHRIGLTLYRLEALMEGDIAEVVDSLRAHYQMEALKAQAEAA, from the coding sequence ATGTTTGACAAGATAGAAGAACTGGAAATTCGCTACCAGGAACTGGAGTCGCTGCTGTCCGATCCTGCGGTGATTTCAAACCAGCCTGAGTTCCGCAAGCTGTCACGGGAGCATAGCGACCTGTCCGGCCTTGTGACGGCCTACCGCAGCTATAAAAAGGTGTTGTCTGAAATCGAAGGGAACAGGGAGCTTCTGGCCGATCCCGAGATGAAGGAGATGGCCCAGGCGGAGCTGGAAGATCTGGAACGGCGGAAGGAAGAGCTGGAGGGCGAGATCAAGCTGCTCCTGCTTCCCAAAGACCCCAATGACGACCGCAACGTTATTCTTGAGATCCGCGCCGGAACCGGTGGTGACGAGTCGGCCCTCTTTGCCGGTGATCTCTTCCGGATGTATTCCCGCTTTGCCGAGCGCAACCGCTGGAAGGTGGAGGTGATGTCCGCGTCCGAATCGGAGCGTGGCGGCTTCAAGGAGCTAGTGGCCCTCATCGAAGGGCAGGGGGTATTTGCCAAGCTCAAGTACGAGTCGGGCACCCACCGGGTCCAGCGGGTACCGGAGACCGAGGCCCAGGGGCGGATACACACCAGTGCCTGCACCGTGGCGGTTCTCCCCGAAGCTGAAGATATCGAGGTGGACATCAATCCGGTGGATCTCAAGATCGACGTCTACCGGGCTTCCGGCGCCGGCGGCCAGCACGTCAACAAGACAGAGTCGGCGGTCAGGATTACCCACCTTCCCACCGGCATCGTGGTGGAGTGTCAGGATGAGCGGAGCCAGATAAAGAACCGGTCCAAGGCCATGAAGGTCCTCAAGTCCAGGATTCTGGACGGACTTCATCAGGAGCAGAACGCCCGCATCGCCGCCGATCGCAAGCAGCAGGTGGGAAGTGGCGACCGGAGCGAGCGGATTCGCACCTACAACTTCCCCCAGGGGCGGATGACCGACCACCGCATTGGCCTCACCCTGTATCGGCTCGAAGCCCTCATGGAGGGTGACATCGCTGAGGTGGTGGATTCACTCCGTGCCCACTACCAGATGGAGGCCCTCAAGGCCCAGGCCGAAGCGGCCTGA
- the prmC gene encoding peptide chain release factor N(5)-glutamine methyltransferase, which produces MTEKPETWTVRRVLDWTKGYLAEKGVENARLETEWLLSAALGLDRVGLYVNFDKPLNQEELAACRGLVGRRAKREPLQYILGTQEFCGLDFAVTPAVLIPRHDTEVIVEEALRRVPGATTILDIGVGSGCIAVAMAKNLPNSQVWGVEQSPEAIALAQQNVERHGVPVTLFEGSLFEPFADQRFDLIVSNPPYIPTADLETLQPEVREYEPRAALDGGADGLDFYRIIVPAATEHLNPGGWLMVELGIGQAEAVLGMFEKAGFGDCFTAKDPNGIDRVVGGRIP; this is translated from the coding sequence ATGACGGAAAAGCCTGAAACATGGACTGTTCGCCGGGTGCTGGATTGGACGAAGGGATACCTTGCGGAGAAGGGCGTGGAAAACGCCCGGCTGGAAACGGAGTGGCTTCTGTCTGCTGCTCTGGGGCTCGACCGAGTGGGGCTTTACGTCAACTTTGACAAACCCCTGAACCAGGAAGAGCTGGCCGCTTGCCGGGGGCTTGTGGGTCGCCGGGCAAAGCGGGAGCCGCTCCAGTACATCCTCGGTACCCAGGAGTTCTGTGGCCTCGATTTCGCCGTGACCCCTGCGGTGCTCATCCCTCGGCATGATACCGAAGTGATTGTCGAGGAGGCGCTCCGTCGGGTGCCCGGCGCCACCACCATCCTCGATATCGGTGTCGGAAGCGGCTGTATAGCCGTTGCCATGGCAAAAAATCTGCCCAACTCCCAGGTGTGGGGTGTGGAGCAGTCACCCGAGGCTATCGCGTTGGCCCAGCAGAACGTGGAACGCCACGGTGTTCCGGTGACCCTCTTTGAGGGGTCGCTTTTTGAACCGTTTGCGGACCAGCGGTTCGACCTGATAGTGTCCAACCCCCCCTATATTCCCACTGCCGACCTGGAGACGCTGCAGCCGGAGGTGCGGGAGTACGAGCCCCGGGCGGCCCTGGACGGCGGCGCAGACGGCCTGGATTTCTATCGGATTATCGTCCCGGCCGCTACGGAGCACCTGAACCCAGGCGGCTGGCTCATGGTCGAGCTGGGGATCGGTCAGGCCGAGGCGGTGCTCGGGATGTTCGAGAAGGCCGGTTTCGGCGACTGTTTTACGGCAAAGGATCCCAATGGCATCGACCGGGTGGTCGGCGGAAGGATACCGTAG
- the murA gene encoding UDP-N-acetylglucosamine 1-carboxyvinyltransferase → MDKLIIKGGKKLAGDVSVSGSKNAALPIFISTILAPGLNEIRNVPFLRDINTTIKVLESLGAVVEGNGNIVRIDTAGVNNVEATYDLVKTMRASVLVLGPLLARHGRARVSLPGGCAIGARPINLHLKGLAALGADIKLEHGYVEAKAKKLKGARVNFDIATVGGTEQLMMAAVLAKGETILENAAREPEIIDLADILNKMGAKVEGAGTDTIRITGVKELAPVVHDVMPDRIEAGTFMVAAAITGGDVKIHNMKLEHLDALVFKLQDAGVEIINRDNVVRVKGPRRIKAVNIKTRPYPGFPTDMQAQFMALMCVADGASVISENIFENRFMHVSELLRFGADITVEGNTATVKGIKKLSGAPVMATDLRASASLILAGLAADNTTEISRIYHLDRGYDSIEKKLAGLGADIQRVKE, encoded by the coding sequence TTGGACAAACTGATCATCAAAGGGGGCAAAAAACTGGCCGGTGACGTATCGGTCAGCGGTTCCAAGAACGCCGCCCTTCCCATCTTCATTTCCACCATCCTTGCCCCCGGGCTCAACGAAATCCGCAATGTTCCCTTCCTGCGCGACATAAACACCACCATAAAGGTCCTGGAATCCCTGGGCGCAGTGGTCGAAGGGAACGGCAACATCGTCCGTATCGACACGGCCGGCGTGAATAACGTGGAGGCCACCTACGACCTGGTCAAGACCATGCGGGCGTCGGTACTCGTGTTGGGACCCCTCCTGGCGCGGCACGGGCGGGCACGTGTGTCGCTTCCCGGCGGCTGCGCCATCGGCGCGCGCCCCATCAACCTCCATCTCAAGGGGCTTGCCGCCCTGGGGGCCGACATCAAGCTGGAGCACGGCTACGTGGAGGCAAAGGCGAAAAAGCTGAAGGGGGCGCGGGTCAACTTCGACATTGCCACTGTCGGCGGCACCGAGCAGCTCATGATGGCGGCCGTCCTGGCCAAGGGTGAGACGATTCTGGAGAACGCCGCCCGGGAGCCGGAGATCATCGACCTGGCCGATATCCTCAATAAAATGGGGGCGAAAGTCGAGGGGGCCGGCACCGACACCATCCGGATCACCGGGGTGAAGGAACTGGCGCCGGTCGTCCATGACGTGATGCCCGACCGGATCGAGGCCGGCACGTTCATGGTGGCGGCGGCCATCACCGGCGGCGACGTAAAGATACACAATATGAAGCTTGAGCATCTGGACGCCCTGGTATTCAAGCTTCAGGACGCCGGCGTGGAGATAATCAACCGCGACAACGTGGTGCGGGTGAAGGGGCCCCGGCGCATCAAGGCCGTCAACATCAAGACCCGGCCCTATCCAGGTTTCCCCACCGACATGCAGGCACAGTTCATGGCCCTCATGTGCGTGGCCGACGGGGCGAGCGTCATCAGCGAGAACATCTTCGAGAACCGCTTCATGCATGTTTCGGAGCTGCTTCGCTTCGGCGCGGACATTACGGTGGAGGGGAACACCGCCACGGTGAAGGGGATTAAAAAGCTTTCCGGCGCCCCGGTCATGGCTACCGATCTTCGGGCATCGGCATCTCTGATCCTTGCCGGGCTCGCTGCCGACAACACCACCGAGATCTCCCGCATCTATCACCTGGACCGGGGGTATGATTCCATCGAGAAAAAACTGGCCGGCCTTGGCGCCGATATTCAACGTGTAAAGGAGTGA
- the hisG gene encoding ATP phosphoribosyltransferase produces MSDFLTIAIPKGRILEESVALFKKIGIDLDELLGDSRKLIFENKKDRIRSMIVRATDVPTYVEYGCADLGIVGKDTLMEQEKDLYEPLDLKFGYCRMMVAEPAGLARDDDPSSWSNIRIATKYPNVTEKYFAKKGVQVEIVKLYGSIELAPLVGLSERIVDLVSTGETLRQNGLVEVETIAEITTRLIVNRASLKTKHPRITEIIEGLEKHV; encoded by the coding sequence ATGAGCGATTTCCTCACCATAGCCATTCCCAAGGGACGGATTCTCGAAGAATCCGTGGCCCTGTTCAAGAAAATCGGCATCGACCTCGACGAACTCCTCGGGGACTCCCGCAAGCTCATCTTCGAAAACAAGAAGGACAGAATCCGCTCCATGATCGTCCGGGCCACCGATGTCCCCACCTACGTGGAGTACGGCTGCGCCGATCTCGGCATCGTCGGCAAGGACACCCTGATGGAGCAGGAGAAGGATCTCTATGAGCCCCTGGACCTGAAGTTCGGCTACTGTCGGATGATGGTGGCGGAGCCGGCCGGCCTCGCCCGGGACGACGACCCCTCCAGCTGGAGCAATATCCGGATCGCCACCAAGTATCCCAACGTGACCGAGAAGTACTTCGCCAAGAAGGGGGTGCAGGTGGAGATCGTGAAGCTCTACGGCTCCATTGAGCTGGCGCCGCTCGTGGGGCTCTCCGAACGGATCGTGGACCTGGTTTCCACCGGCGAAACTCTCCGTCAGAACGGCCTTGTGGAGGTGGAGACCATTGCCGAAATTACGACCCGCCTCATCGTTAACCGGGCGAGCCTGAAAACCAAGCATCCCCGGATAACCGAGATAATTGAAGGGCTGGAGAAGCACGTCTAG
- the hisD gene encoding histidinol dehydrogenase: protein MQFLDIRESDFDQKFSAILARGEETGREVEQVVLGIIADVRARGDEALLEYTRRFDRLEADSVAALQVTEDEIEYAFAKVKDEEIEALKLAVERVARFHEKQKQETWLSTNEPDILLGQMVTPLERVGIYVPGGKASYPSSVIMNAVPARVAGVGEIIMVAPTPGGEINPHVLVAARLSGVDKIFRLGGAQAVAALAYGTATVPRVEKITGPGNIYVATAKKLVFGQVGIDMIAGPSEILVINDGSGTPAHIAADLLSQAEHDELASSILITTDRSFGERVAAEVERQLAELSRETIARKSWETYGAVIVAGSLDEVIAFSNRIAPEHLELAVANPFDILPKIRNAGAIFLGHFTPEAAGDYLAGPNHTLPTGGTARFFSPLSVDDFVKKSSIVYFSEGGLNRLGRDIVRIAELEGLEAHGKSVSIRLNQTEKQ from the coding sequence GTGCAATTTCTGGATATCAGAGAGAGTGATTTCGATCAGAAATTCTCCGCCATCCTCGCCCGGGGGGAGGAGACCGGCCGCGAGGTGGAGCAGGTGGTCCTCGGTATTATTGCCGATGTGCGGGCGCGGGGTGACGAGGCGCTCCTGGAGTACACCCGGCGCTTCGACCGGCTGGAGGCCGATTCCGTCGCCGCGCTGCAGGTGACCGAGGACGAGATCGAGTATGCCTTTGCCAAGGTGAAGGACGAGGAGATTGAGGCGCTCAAGCTGGCGGTGGAGCGGGTGGCCCGTTTCCACGAGAAGCAGAAGCAGGAAACCTGGCTCTCCACCAATGAGCCCGACATCCTCCTGGGGCAGATGGTGACCCCCCTGGAGCGGGTCGGAATCTACGTTCCCGGCGGCAAGGCCAGCTATCCGTCCAGCGTCATCATGAACGCCGTTCCGGCACGGGTTGCGGGAGTGGGCGAGATCATCATGGTTGCCCCCACCCCCGGCGGCGAGATCAATCCCCACGTGCTGGTGGCGGCTCGGCTTTCCGGCGTGGATAAGATTTTCAGGCTCGGCGGCGCCCAGGCGGTGGCGGCCCTGGCCTATGGGACCGCGACGGTGCCGCGTGTTGAGAAGATCACCGGCCCGGGGAACATCTACGTGGCCACCGCCAAGAAGCTGGTTTTCGGCCAGGTGGGGATCGATATGATCGCCGGGCCGTCGGAAATCCTCGTCATCAACGACGGGAGCGGAACCCCGGCCCATATCGCCGCCGACCTCCTCTCCCAGGCGGAGCATGACGAACTGGCCTCTTCCATCCTCATCACCACCGACCGCAGCTTCGGCGAGCGGGTGGCGGCGGAGGTGGAGCGCCAGCTGGCGGAGCTCTCCCGGGAGACCATCGCCCGCAAGTCGTGGGAGACCTACGGCGCCGTTATCGTGGCCGGAAGCCTCGACGAGGTTATCGCCTTTTCGAACCGCATTGCCCCGGAGCACCTGGAGCTGGCCGTGGCGAACCCCTTCGACATCCTGCCGAAGATCAGGAATGCCGGTGCCATCTTCCTGGGCCACTTCACCCCCGAGGCGGCCGGCGATTACCTGGCCGGACCGAACCATACCCTTCCCACCGGAGGGACGGCCCGCTTCTTCTCCCCCCTGTCGGTGGACGATTTCGTGAAGAAGTCTTCTATCGTCTACTTTAGCGAGGGGGGGCTGAACCGCCTTGGCCGTGACATCGTCCGGATTGCCGAACTGGAGGGGCTGGAGGCCCACGGCAAGTCGGTGAGCATCAGGCTTAATCAGACGGAAAAACAATAA
- the hisC gene encoding histidinol-phosphate transaminase, which translates to MLPFRSNIAAMAGYVPGYQPPDVASWIKLNTNENPYPPSPEVVKAILAELDGDGALLRTYPIASSQTLRETVGELYGFDPSWVIMANGSDEVLNNLIRAFAGEGEEIGYIHPSYSYYATLAEIQGASVRTFGLTDDFRIADFPDRYEGKLFFLTTPNSPLGFAFPLSYIEELATRCAGVLVVDEAYADFADGNALELVKKHENVVVTRTLSKSYSLAGMRLGFAIGRPEVIAALDKIRDHYNLDRIAQAACVASMRDQAYFGECTRKICETRDWFSAEIRTLGYGVIPSYGNFVFASPPDRNGKRVYDGLYARKILVRHFSDPLLAHGMRITIGTREEMEKTLAALKEIG; encoded by the coding sequence ATGCTTCCCTTTCGTTCCAACATCGCCGCCATGGCAGGCTACGTCCCCGGCTACCAGCCCCCCGACGTGGCGTCGTGGATCAAGCTGAACACCAACGAGAACCCCTATCCGCCGTCGCCCGAGGTTGTGAAGGCGATCCTGGCCGAACTGGACGGTGACGGCGCGCTCCTGCGCACCTACCCGATCGCGTCGAGCCAGACCCTGCGCGAGACCGTGGGAGAGCTCTACGGCTTCGACCCCTCCTGGGTCATCATGGCCAACGGCTCCGACGAGGTCCTCAATAACCTGATCCGGGCCTTTGCCGGCGAAGGGGAGGAGATCGGCTACATCCACCCCTCCTACTCCTACTACGCCACCTTGGCCGAGATCCAGGGCGCCAGCGTGCGGACTTTCGGCCTGACCGATGACTTCAGGATCGCTGATTTCCCAGACCGCTACGAGGGAAAGCTTTTCTTCCTGACCACTCCCAATTCGCCCCTGGGCTTTGCCTTCCCGCTTTCGTACATCGAGGAGCTGGCGACCCGCTGCGCCGGGGTCCTGGTGGTGGACGAGGCCTACGCCGACTTTGCCGACGGCAATGCCCTGGAGCTGGTGAAAAAGCACGAGAACGTGGTGGTGACCCGGACCCTCTCCAAGAGCTACTCTCTGGCCGGGATGCGGCTCGGTTTCGCCATCGGCCGTCCGGAAGTGATCGCGGCCCTGGACAAGATCCGCGACCACTACAACCTGGACCGCATCGCCCAGGCGGCCTGCGTGGCCTCCATGCGGGACCAGGCGTATTTCGGCGAATGTACCCGGAAGATCTGCGAGACCCGCGACTGGTTCTCCGCGGAGATCCGGACGCTCGGCTACGGGGTGATCCCCTCCTATGGGAACTTCGTCTTCGCCTCCCCGCCGGACCGCAACGGCAAGAGGGTCTACGACGGGCTTTACGCCCGCAAGATTCTGGTCCGCCACTTCTCCGACCCGCTCCTGGCCCATGGGATGAGGATCACCATCGGCACCCGGGAGGAGATGGAAAAGACCCTCGCTGCGCTGAAAGAGATTGGCTAA
- the hisB gene encoding imidazoleglycerol-phosphate dehydratase HisB: protein MSRKATIERVTKETQIKLSLEIDGTGETKICTSVPFLDHMLDLFARHGFFNLQVDARGDIDIDFHHTVEDIGIVLGQALKEALGDKKGIRRYGQASVPMDETLASVAVDISGRPYLVYHVALPKVKIGEFDVELVREFFQAVVNNLGANVHVNVMYGDNVHHMVEACFKAFARAMDLATQVDPRIEGVMSTKGKL from the coding sequence ATGTCCCGGAAAGCTACCATCGAACGCGTCACCAAAGAAACCCAGATCAAGCTCTCCCTGGAGATCGACGGCACGGGCGAGACGAAGATCTGCACCTCGGTGCCGTTCCTCGATCACATGCTCGACCTCTTCGCCCGCCACGGATTTTTCAACCTCCAGGTGGATGCCAGGGGGGATATCGATATCGATTTCCACCACACGGTGGAGGATATCGGCATCGTCCTCGGCCAGGCGCTGAAGGAGGCCCTGGGCGACAAGAAGGGAATCCGGCGCTACGGCCAGGCCTCCGTCCCCATGGATGAGACCCTGGCCAGCGTGGCGGTGGATATCTCGGGGCGTCCCTACCTCGTCTACCATGTTGCCCTTCCCAAGGTGAAGATCGGCGAGTTCGACGTGGAACTGGTGCGGGAGTTCTTCCAGGCGGTGGTCAACAACCTGGGTGCCAATGTCCATGTGAATGTCATGTACGGCGACAACGTCCATCACATGGTCGAGGCCTGCTTCAAGGCCTTTGCCCGGGCCATGGACCTGGCGACCCAGGTGGACCCCCGGATCGAAGGTGTCATGTCCACGAAGGGCAAGCTCTGA
- the hisH gene encoding imidazole glycerol phosphate synthase subunit HisH gives MAKIAIIDYGMGNLRSVQKGFEKVGFEAVVTADPKVALEAEKVVLPGVGAFRDCMRNLEQGGFVEPILKVIRDGRPFLGICVGMQLLFTDSVEFGLYQGLNVIPGHVLRFPEGMREGGEELKVPHMGWNQLSIKRRPPAFAEVEDGANVYFVHSFYAKPDDEGVVAATSSYGVDFCAAVWKDNIVATQFHPEKSQSVGLSILKNFAQTKA, from the coding sequence ATGGCAAAAATAGCAATCATCGACTACGGCATGGGGAACCTCCGCTCGGTCCAGAAGGGATTCGAAAAGGTGGGGTTCGAGGCGGTGGTGACCGCCGACCCGAAGGTGGCCCTGGAGGCGGAGAAGGTCGTCCTTCCCGGTGTCGGGGCATTTCGGGACTGCATGCGCAATCTGGAGCAGGGCGGGTTCGTGGAGCCGATCCTGAAGGTGATTCGGGACGGGCGCCCCTTCCTCGGCATCTGCGTCGGGATGCAGCTCCTGTTCACCGACAGCGTGGAGTTCGGCCTCTACCAGGGGCTGAACGTCATCCCCGGTCATGTACTCCGTTTCCCCGAGGGGATGCGCGAAGGGGGCGAGGAACTCAAGGTCCCCCACATGGGGTGGAATCAGCTCTCCATCAAGCGCCGTCCGCCGGCCTTCGCCGAAGTGGAGGACGGGGCCAACGTCTACTTCGTTCACTCGTTCTACGCAAAGCCCGATGACGAGGGTGTCGTCGCCGCTACGAGCAGTTACGGCGTTGATTTTTGCGCCGCCGTCTGGAAGGACAATATCGTCGCTACCCAGTTCCACCCCGAGAAGTCCCAGTCGGTGGGGCTCAGCATCTTGAAAAATTTCGCTCAAACAAAAGCATAA
- the hisA gene encoding 1-(5-phosphoribosyl)-5-[(5-phosphoribosylamino)methylideneamino]imidazole-4-carboxamide isomerase, translated as MLVIPAIDLKEGKCVRLEQGLMEKDTVFCDSPADQAREWERQGAELLHIVDLDGAFAGEPKNRASIEAIVKAIAIPTQLGGGIRDISTIEAYLSLGIGRVILGTAAQRNPELVEEACRLFPGRIVVGIDAKNGMVAVQGWAEVTGVTAVDLAKRFEGYGVAAIIYTDIARDGMMQGPNIGATKALAEAISIPVIASGGVSSLRDIENLMAIEASGIAGAITGKAVYTGAINLAEAVALTKRGGQ; from the coding sequence ATGCTCGTCATACCTGCCATCGACCTCAAGGAAGGAAAGTGCGTCCGCCTCGAGCAGGGGCTCATGGAGAAGGATACCGTCTTCTGCGACAGTCCGGCCGACCAGGCCCGGGAGTGGGAGCGCCAGGGGGCGGAGCTTCTCCATATCGTGGACTTGGACGGCGCCTTTGCCGGCGAGCCCAAGAACCGCGCTTCCATCGAGGCCATCGTGAAGGCCATCGCCATCCCGACCCAGCTGGGGGGCGGCATCCGCGACATCTCAACCATCGAGGCGTACCTGTCGCTTGGCATCGGCCGGGTGATTCTCGGCACCGCGGCCCAGCGGAACCCTGAGCTGGTGGAGGAGGCCTGCCGCCTCTTCCCGGGGCGGATCGTAGTTGGCATCGACGCCAAGAACGGCATGGTGGCGGTCCAGGGGTGGGCCGAGGTGACCGGAGTCACGGCGGTTGATCTGGCGAAACGGTTCGAGGGGTACGGCGTTGCTGCCATCATTTACACTGACATCGCCCGGGACGGGATGATGCAGGGGCCCAACATCGGGGCGACCAAGGCTCTGGCCGAGGCGATCTCGATCCCGGTCATTGCCTCCGGCGGCGTTTCGTCCCTGAGGGATATCGAGAACCTCATGGCCATCGAGGCCAGCGGCATCGCCGGGGCAATCACCGGCAAGGCGGTCTACACCGGCGCCATCAACCTGGCCGAGGCGGTGGCACTCACGAAGCGGGGAGGACAGTGA
- the hisF gene encoding imidazole glycerol phosphate synthase subunit HisF, producing MLTKRIIPCLDVKGGRVVKGVQFLELRDAGDPVEIAEAYDRQGADELTFLDITASSDERSIIIDVVRRTAERVFMPLTVGGGVRTVDDIRNLLNAGADKVSINTAAVHRPEFVREAAERFGSQCTVVAIDARQVPGENRWEVYTHGGRNPTGIDAVEWAQRMEGYGAGEILLTSMDRDGTKDGYDIPLTRSIVDAVSIPVIASGGVGNLEHLHDGFVKAGAGACLAASIFHYKEYTIGEAKEYLRHRGVPVRL from the coding sequence ATGCTGACCAAACGGATCATCCCCTGCCTGGACGTGAAGGGGGGGCGGGTCGTCAAGGGGGTCCAGTTCCTGGAGCTGCGGGACGCCGGCGACCCGGTTGAGATCGCGGAGGCCTACGACCGCCAGGGGGCCGACGAGCTCACCTTTCTCGACATCACCGCCTCATCCGACGAGCGGAGCATCATCATCGACGTGGTGCGCCGCACCGCCGAGCGGGTTTTCATGCCCCTAACTGTGGGGGGCGGGGTCCGGACCGTGGACGATATCCGCAATCTGCTGAACGCCGGGGCCGACAAGGTCTCCATCAACACCGCTGCGGTCCACCGCCCCGAGTTCGTGCGGGAGGCGGCGGAGCGCTTCGGTTCCCAGTGCACCGTGGTGGCCATCGACGCCCGGCAGGTTCCCGGCGAGAACCGCTGGGAGGTTTATACCCACGGCGGCCGCAACCCAACCGGCATCGACGCGGTGGAATGGGCGCAGAGGATGGAAGGGTACGGTGCCGGCGAGATACTTCTAACAAGCATGGACCGGGACGGGACCAAGGATGGCTACGACATTCCCCTTACCCGGTCCATCGTGGACGCGGTTTCCATTCCGGTCATCGCCTCCGGCGGAGTGGGGAATCTGGAGCACCTCCACGACGGCTTCGTCAAGGCGGGGGCCGGCGCCTGTCTCGCAGCATCCATCTTCCACTACAAGGAGTACACCATCGGCGAGGCGAAGGAGTATCTTCGCCACAGGGGGGTTCCGGTCCGGTTATGA
- a CDS encoding phosphoribosyl-ATP diphosphatase, whose protein sequence is MRERDDILQAVYQVIQERKGASADTSYTASLLQKGIDKILKKLGEEATEVVIAGKGGKREEIVYETADLFFHALVLLGYYDIDPEDIYAELRRRFGTSGIAEKASRPRE, encoded by the coding sequence ATGAGAGAACGCGACGATATTCTGCAGGCCGTCTACCAGGTGATTCAGGAGCGCAAGGGCGCTTCTGCTGATACTTCCTACACGGCATCACTCCTTCAGAAAGGTATCGACAAGATACTCAAGAAGCTTGGCGAGGAAGCCACCGAGGTGGTCATTGCCGGCAAAGGAGGGAAGCGGGAAGAGATAGTCTACGAGACCGCGGATCTCTTCTTTCATGCCCTTGTGCTGCTCGGTTACTACGATATAGATCCGGAAGATATCTATGCGGAGTTGCGCCGTCGCTTCGGCACTTCAGGGATTGCGGAGAAGGCGTCCCGGCCCAGGGAATGA
- the rpsU gene encoding 30S ribosomal protein S21: MPGVKVKEAEPFELALKKFKKQCEKAGILSEVRKREHYEKPSIKKKKKAIAARKRAMKKQRKMMD, translated from the coding sequence ATGCCGGGTGTCAAGGTAAAAGAAGCTGAGCCTTTTGAGCTTGCACTGAAGAAATTCAAGAAACAGTGCGAGAAGGCGGGGATACTCTCCGAAGTCCGTAAGCGCGAGCACTACGAGAAGCCGAGCATCAAGAAGAAGAAAAAGGCCATTGCCGCGCGCAAGCGTGCCATGAAAAAGCAGCGCAAGATGATGGATTAA